A window from Trinickia violacea encodes these proteins:
- a CDS encoding cytochrome d ubiquinol oxidase subunit II — MDSTTHSLLAVTWFGLIGLMLVFYVVTDGFDLGVGMLTLLRRQREDHDVMVQTIGHVWDANETWLVVVGGGLFGAFPSAYAILMQELYLPVMAMIGGLIMRGAAIEFRHGAQHGRLWDTVFGVGSLVAAISQGVVLGKVITGFVPGGSSTVFIAVTAIGVVAGYALLGATWLVKKTVGELERWARRLGLLSAQFTVAAAIALTAATWIDGVAVHVRWSQPGVFARLAGLGALAVLAYVWLVASLFWRSEREPFRAAVTLFIVSFAGLVISLYPDFVPGRLTVMQAASDTLTLAFMLIGIGLVFPVMIGYNLYQYVIFRGKVIDTTRA; from the coding sequence ATGGATAGCACCACTCATTCCCTGCTTGCCGTCACCTGGTTCGGCCTGATCGGCCTGATGCTGGTCTTCTACGTCGTGACGGACGGATTCGACCTTGGCGTGGGCATGCTCACCCTGCTGAGAAGACAGCGCGAAGACCACGACGTGATGGTTCAGACCATCGGTCACGTGTGGGATGCGAACGAGACATGGCTCGTCGTAGTTGGCGGTGGCCTCTTCGGCGCCTTTCCCTCGGCCTACGCGATCCTCATGCAGGAACTCTATCTGCCCGTGATGGCGATGATAGGCGGGCTGATCATGCGGGGGGCGGCGATCGAATTCCGCCATGGCGCCCAGCATGGACGGCTATGGGACACCGTGTTCGGCGTGGGCAGTCTCGTCGCGGCAATATCGCAGGGTGTCGTACTTGGCAAGGTGATAACGGGCTTCGTGCCTGGCGGGTCCAGTACGGTGTTCATCGCCGTGACTGCCATCGGCGTGGTGGCCGGCTATGCACTGCTAGGCGCGACCTGGCTCGTGAAGAAGACGGTCGGGGAGCTCGAACGTTGGGCCCGGAGGCTGGGTTTGCTGAGTGCGCAGTTCACCGTCGCTGCCGCGATCGCGCTCACCGCGGCGACCTGGATTGACGGCGTGGCCGTCCATGTCCGCTGGTCCCAGCCGGGCGTGTTCGCCCGGCTTGCGGGACTCGGCGCCCTCGCCGTCCTGGCGTACGTCTGGCTCGTCGCGTCGCTCTTTTGGAGAAGCGAACGCGAGCCCTTCCGGGCAGCGGTTACGCTCTTCATCGTGTCGTTCGCGGGTCTTGTGATCAGCCTCTATCCTGACTTCGTTCCGGGCAGGCTCACGGTTATGCAAGCCGCGTCGGACACCCTGACTCTCGCGTTCATGTTGATCGGGATCGGCCTCGTGTTCCCGGTGATGATCGGCTACAACCTGTACCAGTACGTGATTTTCCGCGGCAAGGTGATCGACACGACCCGCGCGTGA
- a CDS encoding 3-hydroxyacyl-CoA dehydrogenase produces MTAINRSASNVSHDAVRSGRLFLLELSGGRIHSMDPDGSDRKTIVTDCHLPDGIVVDTDAGHIYWTNMGSVGAHNGSIERADLDGKNRVPIVPQGITHTPKQIHLDKEGGKLYWCDREGMRVMRANLDGTQVETLIEAGSGDHDRHDQTRWCVGITIDPKLKKMYWTQKGPDKGGQGRIFRANLEIPNGESPATRSDIEVLFDQLPEPIDLELDVENRVLYWTDRGDPPRGNTVNRAPIDEPAAPEIEITHLLEGIGIALDVAGNRMFFTDLGGSVYSADLDGKNERNFLYAQGNLAGIAYAEV; encoded by the coding sequence ATGACCGCGATTAACCGCAGTGCAAGCAACGTTTCTCATGATGCAGTCCGCTCCGGACGACTGTTTCTCCTCGAATTGAGCGGCGGCCGCATTCATTCGATGGATCCCGACGGCTCTGACCGCAAGACGATCGTCACGGACTGCCACCTTCCGGACGGAATCGTGGTGGATACGGATGCCGGTCATATCTATTGGACGAATATGGGTTCGGTGGGCGCCCACAATGGCTCGATCGAGCGCGCCGACCTCGACGGCAAGAACCGCGTGCCCATCGTGCCGCAAGGCATCACGCATACGCCGAAGCAGATCCACCTCGACAAGGAGGGCGGCAAGCTCTATTGGTGCGACCGCGAGGGCATGCGCGTGATGCGCGCCAACCTCGACGGCACTCAGGTCGAAACGCTGATCGAGGCCGGGAGCGGCGATCACGACCGGCACGATCAGACCCGGTGGTGCGTCGGGATCACCATCGATCCGAAGCTCAAGAAGATGTACTGGACGCAAAAAGGTCCCGACAAAGGTGGCCAAGGCCGCATCTTCCGCGCGAACCTGGAGATCCCGAATGGCGAAAGTCCCGCGACCCGCTCCGACATCGAGGTGCTGTTCGACCAACTGCCGGAGCCGATCGACCTCGAGCTCGACGTGGAGAACCGCGTCCTCTATTGGACGGACCGCGGCGATCCCCCGCGCGGCAACACGGTCAATCGCGCCCCGATCGACGAGCCGGCGGCGCCGGAGATCGAGATCACGCACCTGCTGGAGGGGATCGGCATCGCACTCGACGTTGCCGGTAACCGGATGTTCTTCACGGACCTGGGCGGCTCCGTCTATTCAGCGGATCTCGATGGAAAGAACGAGCGGAACTTCCTCTACGCCCAAGGCAATCTCGCCGGTATCGCCTACGCCGAAGTCTGA
- a CDS encoding lecithin retinol acyltransferase family protein gives MNRNLQSSGIEQGASRAAAYAAADVALGDSNTEPTLGAHLITERRGYEHHGIYVGSGKVIHYAGFAKSKRRGPVEEVPIEQFADGHAVAVRPHPFPKYSGEETMRRARSRLGENSYRLLTNNCEHFCAWCLLGESRSEQVHACLTHPRAGVHALLCLVSTFIGERMKTRLTA, from the coding sequence ATGAACCGCAACCTCCAATCATCAGGCATTGAACAAGGCGCAAGCCGCGCAGCCGCATATGCCGCGGCAGACGTCGCGCTAGGCGACTCCAATACTGAGCCCACCCTCGGTGCCCATCTGATCACGGAACGCCGCGGCTACGAACATCACGGCATTTATGTCGGTAGCGGCAAGGTCATTCACTACGCGGGTTTCGCCAAGTCCAAGCGTCGCGGACCCGTCGAAGAAGTCCCGATCGAACAGTTCGCCGACGGTCACGCCGTCGCCGTGCGTCCGCATCCGTTCCCGAAGTACTCGGGCGAAGAAACCATGCGTCGTGCTCGCTCGCGCCTCGGTGAAAACAGCTATCGCCTGCTGACGAACAACTGCGAGCACTTCTGCGCCTGGTGCCTGCTTGGCGAAAGCCGCAGCGAACAGGTTCATGCATGTCTCACACATCCGCGTGCGGGCGTCCATGCGCTGCTGTGCCTCGTGAGCACTTTCATCGGTGAGCGGATGAAAACCCGCCTTACCGCTTGA
- a CDS encoding PAS domain-containing protein, with amino-acid sequence MDNELGCTVDALPGLVWTALPDGRIEFVNRRWCEYTGLSVEQAAGEGWQTAFHPDDRRALLEAWETVVASGERGEAEARMRRFDGTYRWFVCRASPITDVAGEIVKWCGINSDIEDRKQTEAALRAQEQRFELIVDSLPTRVILFGPDGDVLHANRHTLEYSGVTIEELKKWKTNGLTHPDDREAVIARFRASLSTGEPYEGESRHRRADGIYRWFRVQGFPLRDNEGRIVLWYFLQTDIDDRKRAEALLAGENRLLEMVATGLPLPTVLDDLCRLVEEIASDCLCRVSFRDAHDTACRHLGSPGLPKRFLPPPGVRAASRDSGPLGMAVSLKAQVIVPDVASDARWTKAWRERSLAHGLRSCWATPILSRTNELLGTFTIFRADPGNPTPFQRDLIGQFTHIASIAIERAHSIAARQDADERLRQSAALMAKVEQLSSSGSFCWRPETGSITWSEQLYRIFRIEPGVPITMDMIAARCHPGDRHLLNEMIGLAQEGNDLEFEHRLLLPDGSVRCIHIQAHATRDPQGLLDYIGAAQDITERRESEDALLALRAELAHLSRVNSHSVLAASIAHEINQPLAGIVTNASTGLRMLSAEPPNVEGAIETVRRTIRDGHRASEVMTRLRALFSKKAVTTDAVDLVEATHEVVELLRDEIRNKRIVLHLKAGDDLPTVTGDRVQLQQVVLNLLLNAVDAMNGVDDRPRQMLVSIERDDGDGVRLAVTDSGVGFDPQHASMLFDPFSTTKREGMGIGLSVSRRIIESHGGYLWASSNADHGATFTFSIPRSADSITSSDQSAPTGQSAHADAEQAERSR; translated from the coding sequence ATGGACAACGAACTCGGCTGTACTGTGGATGCGCTTCCCGGGCTGGTATGGACTGCCTTGCCTGACGGCCGCATCGAGTTCGTCAATCGACGCTGGTGCGAATATACGGGGCTTTCCGTTGAGCAAGCGGCGGGCGAAGGTTGGCAGACGGCGTTTCATCCCGACGACCGGCGCGCGCTGCTCGAAGCCTGGGAGACTGTCGTCGCCTCCGGTGAGAGAGGCGAGGCGGAAGCGCGCATGCGTCGTTTCGATGGCACGTATCGCTGGTTCGTATGCCGGGCCAGTCCGATTACCGATGTTGCCGGTGAAATCGTAAAGTGGTGCGGGATCAACTCGGACATCGAGGACCGTAAGCAAACCGAGGCTGCCCTGCGCGCGCAAGAGCAGCGCTTCGAGCTGATCGTCGATAGCCTCCCCACGCGGGTCATCCTTTTTGGGCCCGACGGTGACGTTTTGCACGCCAACCGCCATACGCTCGAATACTCCGGCGTGACCATCGAAGAGTTGAAGAAATGGAAGACCAACGGCCTGACCCATCCGGATGACCGGGAAGCGGTGATTGCCCGCTTCCGTGCGTCGCTCAGCACCGGTGAGCCTTATGAAGGGGAGTCGCGCCATCGCCGTGCCGACGGCATCTATCGATGGTTCCGAGTGCAGGGCTTTCCCCTGCGCGATAACGAGGGCCGAATCGTTCTCTGGTATTTCCTTCAGACGGATATCGATGACCGCAAGCGTGCCGAGGCGCTGCTTGCGGGTGAGAATCGACTGCTCGAAATGGTCGCCACGGGTCTGCCTTTGCCAACCGTTCTTGATGACTTGTGCCGGCTGGTCGAAGAGATCGCGAGCGACTGCCTTTGCAGAGTCTCTTTTCGGGACGCCCACGACACGGCGTGCCGGCACCTGGGGTCTCCTGGCCTCCCGAAGCGCTTCCTCCCCCCTCCCGGTGTGCGTGCCGCCTCCCGGGACTCCGGCCCCCTCGGCATGGCGGTGTCCCTCAAGGCTCAGGTGATCGTGCCGGATGTCGCGTCAGACGCACGCTGGACCAAGGCATGGCGGGAGCGCAGCCTCGCACACGGACTACGGTCCTGCTGGGCGACGCCGATCCTGTCGCGTACGAACGAACTGCTGGGAACATTCACCATATTCCGCGCTGATCCCGGCAACCCCACGCCTTTCCAGCGCGATCTGATCGGACAGTTCACACACATCGCGAGCATCGCCATCGAACGGGCGCATAGCATCGCGGCGCGTCAGGACGCGGACGAGAGGTTGCGCCAAAGCGCGGCACTGATGGCGAAAGTGGAGCAGCTCAGCTCGAGCGGAAGCTTTTGCTGGCGCCCGGAGACCGGCTCGATCACGTGGTCCGAGCAGCTCTATCGCATCTTCAGGATCGAACCCGGGGTGCCAATTACGATGGATATGATCGCGGCCCGATGCCACCCCGGAGACCGCCATCTACTGAATGAAATGATCGGACTGGCGCAAGAAGGCAACGATCTGGAGTTCGAACACCGCCTGCTGCTGCCCGATGGCTCGGTCAGGTGCATTCACATCCAGGCTCACGCCACGCGTGACCCGCAAGGCTTGCTGGACTATATCGGCGCCGCGCAGGACATAACGGAGCGCCGGGAGTCCGAAGATGCGCTCCTCGCGCTGCGCGCTGAATTAGCCCACCTGAGCCGGGTCAACAGTCACAGCGTGTTGGCGGCCTCGATCGCACACGAAATCAACCAGCCGCTTGCAGGCATCGTGACGAACGCCAGCACCGGTCTTCGCATGTTGAGTGCAGAGCCGCCCAATGTCGAAGGCGCGATCGAGACGGTACGACGCACAATCCGTGACGGGCACCGCGCGTCGGAGGTGATGACCCGTCTGCGCGCGTTGTTCAGCAAGAAGGCCGTGACGACGGATGCTGTCGATCTGGTTGAAGCCACGCATGAGGTTGTCGAGTTGCTGCGAGACGAGATTCGCAATAAACGGATCGTGCTGCATCTGAAGGCTGGCGACGACCTGCCGACTGTCACTGGAGACAGGGTCCAGCTCCAGCAGGTGGTGCTGAACCTGCTTCTCAACGCTGTGGATGCGATGAATGGCGTCGATGACCGTCCACGGCAGATGCTGGTCAGCATCGAGCGCGACGATGGCGACGGCGTGCGGCTCGCGGTGACCGATTCCGGCGTGGGATTCGACCCGCAGCATGCAAGCATGCTCTTCGATCCGTTTTCGACGACGAAGCGGGAAGGCATGGGCATCGGCCTGTCCGTGAGCCGCCGCATCATCGAGAGCCACGGGGGCTACCTGTGGGCCTCCTCGAACGCAGACCACGGCGCCACATTTACCTTTTCCATCCCGCGTAGCGCGGACAGCATAACGTCTTCCGATCAGTCCGCGCCCACGGGACAGTCTGCGCACGCGGACGCCGAGCAGGCCGAGAGGAGCCGGTGA
- a CDS encoding response regulator transcription factor: MTPAHAVERESALSSAQATPVVFVVDDDVSVRESLEAMIRFAGLRAETYACAQDFLGRARAMVPNCLVLDVSLPDLSGLDLQNLIASERTDMPIIFITGYGDVPMTVRAMKAGAAEFLTKPFDDEVLLNAIRHAIERSRAALSEEAGMRSIRDRYASLSRREREVMALVVSGLLNKQVGGELGISEITVKVHRRHVMQKMGVRSLPELVNIAGRLHPGRSSA, translated from the coding sequence ATGACACCCGCTCATGCAGTTGAACGCGAATCAGCATTGTCTTCGGCGCAAGCCACGCCGGTCGTCTTCGTCGTCGACGACGATGTCTCGGTGCGGGAGTCGCTCGAAGCTATGATTCGCTTTGCCGGTCTCAGGGCAGAAACGTACGCTTGCGCCCAGGACTTCCTTGGGCGCGCGCGCGCGATGGTCCCGAACTGCCTGGTGCTGGACGTCAGTCTTCCGGATCTCAGCGGCCTCGACTTGCAGAATCTCATTGCATCCGAGCGTACCGACATGCCGATCATCTTTATCACCGGCTACGGCGACGTGCCGATGACGGTGCGAGCGATGAAAGCGGGAGCCGCCGAATTTCTCACCAAGCCCTTCGACGACGAGGTCCTGCTCAATGCTATCCGGCACGCCATCGAGCGCAGCCGCGCGGCCTTGAGCGAGGAAGCCGGGATGCGGTCGATCCGTGATCGCTACGCCTCGCTCAGTCGACGCGAGCGGGAGGTCATGGCGTTGGTGGTCTCCGGCCTGCTGAACAAGCAGGTGGGAGGAGAATTGGGCATCAGCGAGATCACGGTGAAGGTGCACCGCAGGCACGTCATGCAAAAGATGGGCGTCCGCTCGCTCCCCGAACTGGTCAACATCGCAGGAAGACTTCATCCTGGCCGCTCCTCTGCGTGA
- a CDS encoding response regulator, whose product MTERSLIAVVDDDESVRESLPDLLREFGFAARAFSSAEEFLASGCVGEAQCLILDIAMPGMSGRELQHELKRRRQTVPIVFITAHGDEALRPLVLGQGAAECLFKPFSDTALLGAIQAALQVE is encoded by the coding sequence ATGACCGAGCGCTCGCTTATCGCGGTAGTCGACGATGACGAGTCGGTGCGCGAATCGCTGCCCGACCTGCTGCGCGAGTTCGGCTTTGCGGCACGGGCGTTTTCGTCGGCGGAAGAGTTCCTGGCCTCCGGCTGTGTCGGCGAAGCGCAATGCCTGATCCTCGACATCGCCATGCCCGGCATGTCTGGCCGAGAGCTGCAGCACGAACTCAAGCGGCGCCGGCAAACCGTTCCGATCGTCTTTATTACGGCGCATGGGGACGAGGCCCTCCGGCCGCTCGTGCTCGGACAGGGCGCCGCCGAATGTCTGTTCAAGCCATTCAGCGACACCGCCTTGCTCGGGGCGATCCAGGCCGCGCTCCAGGTCGAATGA
- a CDS encoding NAD(P)/FAD-dependent oxidoreductase: MKQPTRIVIVGGGIAGILLATRLGDRLGQSGEATVTLIDRSPTHIWKPMLHTIAAGTRDVNQQRVFFLSHARQHGFTYQPGEMCGLDRQRREVQLAAISAHEGSLVLEPRTVPYDVLLLSIGSRANDFGVPGVMEHCHLIDSQQQAETFNVALRERALRSVVKDEALRVAIVGAGATGVELSAELSRLFELAASYGDPKIRERLSLTLLEAGPRVLPAFPPEISSASQQRLEKIGFRVATSTAVSSVEPGGFRYGDGKLAEADLMVWAAGVKAPDFMNWLAGLQTNRANQIVVSGTLQALDDANIFALGDCASLTQEGARRALPPTAQVATQQAEYLARHLPEWVRHNKPLPRFEFRDFGSLVSLSDYDAFGTLGRFGFFPGGLIRGRLAQLSHAMLYRRHQQALHGFRRATLLWTAEQINGLAQPDIRLA; the protein is encoded by the coding sequence ATGAAACAACCAACTCGTATCGTCATCGTAGGTGGAGGAATCGCCGGGATTCTGCTTGCAACCAGGCTCGGCGACCGGTTGGGCCAATCGGGTGAGGCAACCGTCACCTTGATTGATCGAAGCCCGACGCATATATGGAAACCCATGCTGCACACGATTGCGGCGGGTACGCGCGATGTGAATCAGCAGCGCGTTTTCTTTCTCTCACATGCGCGTCAACACGGCTTCACGTATCAACCGGGAGAGATGTGCGGACTGGACCGGCAACGGCGCGAGGTCCAGCTTGCGGCGATCAGCGCGCACGAAGGCAGTTTGGTGCTCGAGCCGCGAACGGTACCCTACGATGTACTGTTGCTGTCGATAGGCAGCCGCGCGAACGATTTTGGCGTGCCTGGCGTCATGGAGCATTGCCATCTCATTGACAGCCAGCAGCAAGCAGAGACGTTCAACGTCGCGTTGCGCGAACGTGCTCTTCGCTCGGTCGTCAAGGATGAGGCGCTCCGGGTTGCGATTGTGGGCGCGGGTGCGACCGGGGTCGAGTTATCGGCCGAGCTGAGTCGTCTTTTCGAACTCGCTGCCAGCTATGGCGACCCCAAGATCAGAGAAAGGCTGAGTCTGACGCTTCTCGAGGCCGGACCACGTGTGCTTCCCGCCTTCCCACCGGAGATCTCGTCAGCCAGCCAGCAGCGACTCGAGAAAATTGGCTTTCGCGTAGCGACTTCGACGGCAGTCTCATCAGTGGAACCGGGAGGCTTCCGGTACGGAGACGGGAAGCTTGCCGAAGCGGATTTGATGGTATGGGCTGCGGGTGTCAAGGCACCTGATTTCATGAACTGGCTCGCTGGCCTGCAAACCAACCGGGCGAACCAGATCGTGGTGTCGGGCACGCTGCAGGCTCTGGACGATGCGAACATTTTTGCTCTCGGCGATTGTGCTTCCCTGACGCAAGAAGGTGCGCGGCGAGCGCTTCCTCCTACCGCGCAGGTGGCCACTCAACAGGCGGAGTACTTGGCGCGCCATCTGCCGGAATGGGTCCGTCACAATAAGCCTCTTCCTCGTTTTGAATTCCGGGATTTTGGATCGCTGGTGTCATTGAGCGACTACGACGCCTTCGGCACGCTTGGGCGCTTTGGCTTCTTTCCTGGAGGTCTCATTCGGGGCAGGCTCGCCCAACTCAGCCACGCAATGTTGTACCGACGTCATCAGCAGGCGCTGCACGGCTTTCGCAGAGCAACGCTGCTCTGGACGGCGGAGCAGATCAACGGGTTGGCTCAACCGGACATACGGCTCGCTTGA
- a CDS encoding cytochrome ubiquinol oxidase subunit I gives MLTDVLHLSRAQFAMTTIFHIAWPILTISLSAFLLLLETLWIRTGDVMYYRHARFWGKLLVLNFTVGVVTGIPLEFQFGTNWSGFARFSGQFVGNILGFEGAMAFMLEAGFVGVMTLGWGRVPRGVHLFATAMVALGSSISAFWIMVANSWMQTPAGFAVVNGKVVVTDYVAAIFNPDMVWGVSHMWMAAIETGMFVIAGISAYHLFRRRHPEFFARSFKIALVVLVFVAPVQVWLGDSSGTSVFATQPAKGAAIEGHWQTNKPGEAAAWSLVAWPDQQKQRNDWSIEVPGLLSILGTHSLHGRVLGLTDFPRADQPPMVPLLYYAFRVMAGIGFAFMLLAFWTACALRKARGSLDGLLAQRKLLLAWVLCIPLPYLAVEAGWIVREVGRQPWVVYGLLRTSQAASAVPATSVTASMAMFFAFDVVLLVTFFLLARRWLKNGPDLTATPPATRVVPPQTAATEY, from the coding sequence ATGCTGACTGACGTACTCCACCTTTCGCGCGCCCAGTTCGCGATGACCACGATCTTCCACATTGCGTGGCCGATCCTGACCATCAGTCTCTCGGCGTTCCTGCTGCTGTTAGAGACCCTGTGGATCAGAACCGGCGACGTGATGTACTACCGCCACGCCCGCTTCTGGGGCAAGCTGCTCGTGCTCAACTTCACCGTGGGCGTAGTGACCGGCATTCCGCTGGAGTTTCAGTTCGGCACCAACTGGTCCGGCTTCGCACGGTTCAGCGGCCAGTTCGTCGGCAACATCCTGGGTTTCGAGGGCGCCATGGCGTTCATGCTCGAAGCCGGCTTCGTCGGCGTGATGACGCTCGGCTGGGGACGCGTACCCCGTGGCGTTCATCTCTTCGCCACGGCGATGGTGGCGCTTGGATCCAGCATTTCCGCGTTCTGGATCATGGTCGCCAATTCGTGGATGCAGACGCCCGCCGGCTTCGCCGTCGTCAACGGAAAGGTCGTGGTGACGGACTACGTGGCCGCCATCTTCAACCCCGACATGGTGTGGGGCGTCTCGCACATGTGGATGGCCGCGATCGAAACGGGCATGTTCGTGATCGCGGGCATCTCCGCTTACCACCTGTTCCGCCGACGCCATCCCGAGTTCTTTGCGCGTTCGTTCAAGATCGCACTGGTCGTGCTCGTCTTCGTTGCGCCGGTTCAGGTCTGGCTCGGGGACTCGAGCGGCACCAGCGTGTTCGCGACACAACCGGCGAAGGGCGCCGCCATCGAAGGACACTGGCAGACCAACAAGCCCGGCGAGGCGGCCGCATGGTCGCTCGTTGCGTGGCCCGATCAGCAAAAGCAGCGCAACGACTGGTCGATCGAAGTGCCGGGACTCCTCAGCATCCTTGGCACCCATTCGCTGCACGGACGAGTTTTGGGTCTAACGGACTTCCCGCGCGCCGACCAGCCGCCCATGGTGCCGCTCCTCTATTACGCATTCCGCGTGATGGCCGGCATCGGCTTTGCGTTCATGCTGCTCGCGTTCTGGACGGCGTGTGCACTGCGTAAAGCGCGCGGCAGTCTCGATGGTCTTCTCGCACAGCGCAAGCTCCTGCTCGCATGGGTGTTGTGCATCCCGCTGCCTTACCTGGCCGTCGAGGCCGGATGGATCGTACGCGAGGTGGGACGTCAGCCATGGGTTGTCTATGGGCTACTGAGAACGAGTCAAGCCGCCTCCGCGGTGCCCGCGACGTCGGTCACAGCCAGCATGGCGATGTTCTTCGCCTTCGACGTCGTGTTGCTCGTCACCTTCTTCCTTCTCGCACGGCGTTGGCTGAAGAACGGTCCCGATCTCACGGCAACACCGCCCGCGACCAGAGTCGTTCCGCCCCAGACTGCGGCGACCGAATACTGA
- a CDS encoding DUF3331 domain-containing protein: protein MKTREYAVVDPERVRVEILEQSENTLIIRWVEPGRCHYGEQRWRRRHARASGVCVVSRRAIRRGDAVFCPAERPTPVNASAMISVEAFGYSI from the coding sequence ATGAAGACGAGAGAGTACGCCGTGGTAGACCCCGAACGAGTCCGGGTCGAAATTCTCGAACAATCTGAAAACACACTCATCATCCGCTGGGTGGAACCCGGACGATGCCATTACGGCGAGCAGCGCTGGCGGCGTCGTCATGCGAGAGCGTCGGGCGTATGCGTTGTGTCGCGACGTGCAATCCGCCGTGGCGATGCCGTCTTTTGCCCCGCCGAACGCCCCACCCCAGTGAACGCATCGGCGATGATCTCTGTGGAAGCGTTCGGCTATTCAATATAG